In the Acidobacteriota bacterium genome, one interval contains:
- a CDS encoding transposase, with translation MLTHQACCPGLRRRSQCEQVASWCQLLISIALASYTGLTPIVRSSGESVWTGGITRLGYRALRHALVEASINAVRKSPELNRMLCRILYRSNVQKAQVAVARKLAVIIYAMLRRSEPFRLETA, from the coding sequence ATGTTGACACATCAAGCATGTTGCCCGGGGCTGCGGCGACGGTCTCAGTGTGAGCAGGTAGCTTCCTGGTGTCAGCTTCTGATCAGCATCGCCCTGGCCAGCTACACCGGACTAACTCCGATCGTGAGGTCATCGGGGGAGTCGGTCTGGACGGGAGGCATTACCCGGTTGGGTTACCGGGCGCTGCGTCACGCTCTGGTGGAAGCATCAATCAACGCTGTCCGGAAATCACCGGAGTTGAACCGAATGCTTTGTCGCATTCTCTATCGCAGCAATGTTCAGAAGGCACAAGTGGCGGTGGCCCGAAAGCTGGCCGTCATCATCTATGCCATGCTCCGTCGCAGCGAACCGTTTCGTCTGGAGACAGCATAA